The following is a genomic window from Micrococcus cohnii.
TCAAGGGGGTCCGAGCATGGCCGCGAAGACGAGCACTCGGCAGAAGGTGCGGACGACGAAGGCTCAGCGCGCGTGGGCCGCTCGAGAGTCGGAGCACAGCCTTCGGATGGAGGGGCTGGAGCTGAGCGAGGAGACGAAGGCGGACACGCGACGGTTCGTGGCGGGAGAGATCACCGCGGACGAGGGCCTGGCGCGGACGCTGGCACGGCATCGCCGGAACTGAACATGGACCCCTACGTCGGTCCTGAGGCCGGGGTGCTCCGGAACCGACTCGGCATCACAGAGAAGGTCGCCCTCGAGGAAGCGGAGGGCGACCTTTCGCATTGGCGCAGGATGCAGTTGCTGGACACGCCGTTGCCTGCCTCGCGTGACCTGGATGAGCTCAGGGTGATTCACCATCACCTGTTCCAGGACGTCTATACCTGGGCCGGGCAGGTTCGGACCGTGGACATGCGCAAGAACGTCGACGGCGCGGCCGTGTTCCTGCCGTGGGCGGTGATCCCGACCGCGACGAGTTTCCTCGCCCAACGGCTGCGAGAGGACGACCACCTACGCAGACGAGACCGCGCGGGGTTCGTGGACGGGCTGACGGACTACTACGAAGAACTGAACTACATCCACCCGTTCCGAGAGGGCAACGGTCGGACGCAGCGACTGTTCTGGTCTCGCGTCGCCGACGACGCGGGATGGCTGCTCGGCTGGTCCGCGGTCTCCGGGGCCGAGAACGACCGCGCCTGCCGCCTGGCCAACGACGAGCACGACAAGGACCAGCTCCGCGAGCTCATGCAGCGCATCACCCGCTCACAGTAGACCGAACGCCCGGTCACGCGCGCACGCCGAACTCAGATGCCGAGGGCGGCGTGGCCGTCAGCGCCGAGCCCACGAGCGGCGTGCGCTTGGATGTACTCCAGCGCCCGAGCCTGATTGCCGTAGAGCAGATGCCCGATCTGACGTACGGCCTCAGCGATATCGATCGGCCCAGGCCGGCATACGTCCTCGAGACTGGGGTACTGCTGAAGCAGCCCGTCGTCGTGGGGCAGCGTCGGGCTTTTACCCTGAGCCCGCTCGAGAATGGCCATCAGTGCAATCTGCAGCGCCGTGCGATGGCTGCCCGTGATGGCGTACTTGGCGTGGAAGGCCTCGAGGGGCTCTGAATCGTTGAACTGGACGCTGATGGACAGCGCCCGGACGTGTTCGCGGAGTGCCTCTAGTTCGTCCTGGATCGAGGTCTCGCTCATGGACGCCTCCTCACCTTTCGTGTTCGGTGGTACCGATCGTCCACTGCCGTTCACAGCAGGATCAACAAGAGTCCTTCGAGGGAGTCGGCACGCCTGAGCCGAATGTGACGAGTGCCGCCCTTGTTACGCTCCGGGCATGCGTGTGAACGGGATCGTGCGAGTGCTCCTGCGCCTCATGGGGCCTGCGCTCCTCCTGGTCGGCTGCCTCACTCTGGCCTTCTCCGGGTACGAGTGGAGGGGGCTGCTCGCCTGGGCCCTGATCGGGCCCGGTGTCGTCGTCGTGATCGTGGCCGCCCTCGTCGCGGGCCAGCGGACCGAGCAGCCAGACGCTCCCTCCGTAGCAGAGGGAGCCGGTCCGCAGGACGACCGCCGAGGCTGAACTCCCGTCGGCGCTCAGGCTCAGCCGGTCGTGACGTCGCCCCGCCGCTCCGTCTCATCACGGCGCATCTCATCACGGCGCGTCTCGTCACGGTCCGCCCCGCGCACCGCCGTCCACACGAGGCCAACGAGCACGCCGATGACCGCCGGCACGATCCACCCGAAACCGACCTCGTACCAGGGCAGCACCGTCGCCGCCGCGCCCGTCAGCGCCTGCACCGGGGCCGTCTCCGCGAG
Proteins encoded in this region:
- a CDS encoding antitoxin VbhA family protein translates to MAAKTSTRQKVRTTKAQRAWAARESEHSLRMEGLELSEETKADTRRFVAGEITADEGLARTLARHRRN
- a CDS encoding Fic/DOC family protein, with translation MDPYVGPEAGVLRNRLGITEKVALEEAEGDLSHWRRMQLLDTPLPASRDLDELRVIHHHLFQDVYTWAGQVRTVDMRKNVDGAAVFLPWAVIPTATSFLAQRLREDDHLRRRDRAGFVDGLTDYYEELNYIHPFREGNGRTQRLFWSRVADDAGWLLGWSAVSGAENDRACRLANDEHDKDQLRELMQRITRSQ